The Armatimonadia bacterium genomic interval GCTAGGGGTCATCCTGGCCCGGCGCGTGCTCCATGCGGCTCTGTGGCTGCTGCCCACTCTGGTGGGCGTGGCCGGGGTGTTTGGGCTGCTCGGGGCGCACCTGCTCTTCGCCATGCAGGTCATCGTGTACGTGGGCG includes:
- a CDS encoding NADH-quinone oxidoreductase subunit J, translated to MNATDWLEQLGFLLVALFTLGSALGVILARRVLHAALWLLPTLVGVAGVFGLLGAHLLFAMQVIVYVG